The following are encoded in a window of Rosa chinensis cultivar Old Blush chromosome 4, RchiOBHm-V2, whole genome shotgun sequence genomic DNA:
- the LOC112199289 gene encoding uncharacterized protein LOC112199289, translated as MKRKHMMLTLLISGPRQPGNDIDVYLEPLIDDLKLLWEGVRGVYDAIRNENFILKALLFWTINDFPAYGNLSGSIVKGYNACPICLEKTEPTRLVHGGKMAYTIHRRFLGRHHPYRKLRAAFNNRPEHAVAPVPLTGEEVLSRLDSEVPDWPFGKKFPPPPYKGAEDETRPCWKKKSIFFQLEYWKFLPVRHCLDVMHIEKKVCDSLIGTLLNIPGKTKDGLKTQLDLVEMGIRPGLQPNVDCPKKKCLPLASWNLTMDEKRCMCGSFHGMKVPENYSSNISSLVSMDELRLSGLKSHDCHALMQQLLPVAIRGVLEKPVRIAIIRLCLFFNEICNPTIDPSRLPQIQADLVETLCELEKYFPPSFFDIMIHLTVHLVREVELCGLVCFRWMHPFERYMKVCKGYVRNKRHPEGCIAECYIAEEAVEFLAELFFDDKTVGIPTAPTWRTGLHRVASDLINPGFECPEIVRWLADKPCHEVPKFSGYRVGGVQYNTKRRDNLLQRQSSGVYLVAETPQVASARDKNPITHDMSFYGVITEIWELDYDHFRVPIFKCDWVENEKGVRVDEFGFTLVNLNRKGHQNDSFVLGKCVQHIFYAQDPIDHRWLVVLKVPKKDYADSVSMDELGDTVISHHAGASTVPAIQSLDHVTDEEPTGYLRAGEEDIFVDGE; from the exons ATGAAGAGGAAACACATGATGCTTACCTTATTGATATCAGGGCCTAGACAACCAGGAAACGATATTGATGTTTACCTTGAACCGTTAATAGATGACTTAAAGTTGTTATGGGAAGGAGTTAGGGGAGTTTATGATGCGattagaaatgaaaattttattcTCAAGGCATTACTATTCTGGACAATCAATGATTTTCCAGCGTATGGTAACCTTTCAGGGAGTATAGTTAAAGGCTATAATGCGTGTCCGATTTGTCTTGAGAAAACAGAACCCACGAGACTAGTTCATGGAGGGAAGATGGCTTACACCATTCATAGGCGGTTTTTAGGAAGGCATCATCCATATCGAAAGCTAAGGGCTGCTTTCAATAACCGCCCAGAACATGCAGTAGCTCCAGTGCCATTAACTGGAGAAGAAGTGTTGAGCAGGTTAGACTCAGAAGTTCCAGATTGGCCTTTTGGGAAGAAATTTCCCCCTCCTCCTTATAAGGGGGCTGAAGATGAAACTAGGCCTTGCTGGAAGAAGAAATCTATATTTTTTCAGCTAGAGTATTGGAAGTTTCTCCCTGTTAGACACTGCCTTGATGTCATGCACATTGAAAAAAAAGTGTGTGATAGTCTAATCGGGACGTTACTGAACATTCCTGGAAAAACTAAAGATGGACTAAAAACTCAGTTAGATCTGGTGGAAATGGGTATAAGACCAGGATTACAGCCCAATGTAGATTGTCCGAAAAAGAAATGCTTGCCATTGGCAAGCTGGAACCTAACAATGGATGAGAAAAGATGCATGTGTGGCTCTTTTCATGGCATGAAGGTTCCTGAAAATTATTCTTCAAACATTAGTAGCCTGGTTTCAATGGATGAATTAAGGTTGAGTGGACTGAAATCGCATGATTGCCATGCCTTAATGCAACAATTACTTCCCGTTGCAATCCGTGGTGTGCTTGAAAAACCTGTCAGAATTGCCATAATAAGGCTTTGTCTATTTTTTAATGAAATCTGTAATCCCACTATAGATCCTTCAAGGCTTCCACAAATTCAAGCAGATCTGGTTGAAACATTGTGTGAGCTTGAAAAGTATTTCCCTCCTTCTTTCTTTGACATAATGATACATCTTACGGTTCACTTGGTTAGAGAAGTTGAGTTATGTGGGCTGGTTTGCTTCCGATGGATGCATCCTTTTGAAAGGTATATGAAGGTGTGCAAGGGATATGTTAGAAACAAAAGGCATCCAGAAGGCTGCATTGCAGAATGCTACATTGCTGAAGAGGCAGTTGAGTTCTTAGCAGAACTTTTCTTCGACGACAAGACTGTTGGCATCCCAACAGCCCCAACATGGAGGACAGGCCTACATCGG gttgcatctgACCTTATTAATCCTGGTTTTGAGTGCCCTGAGATTGTTAGGTGGCTAGCAGATAAACCATGCCATGAAGTACCTAAGTTCAGTGGCTATAGAGTAGGCGGAGTGCAGTATAACACAAAACGCCGGGATAATCTGCTGCAAAGACAAAGTAGTGGGGTTTACTTGGTTGCTGAAACGCCTCAAGTGGCTAGTGCTAGGGACAAGAACCCTATTACTCATGACATGAGCTTTTATGGGGTTATTACTGAAATATGGGAGCTAGACTACGATCATTTTAGGGTACCTATATTTAAGTGTGATTGGGTAGAGAATGAGAAGGGTGTTAGGGTAGATGAGTTTGGTTTCACTTTAGTAAATTTGAATAGGAAGGGGCATCAAAATGACAGCTTTGTTTTGGGAAAATGTGTGCAACATATTTTTTATGCTCAGGACCCCATAGATCATAGGTGGTTAGTTGTGTTGAAGGTCCCGAAAAAAGACTACGCAGATTCTGTTTCGATGGATGAGCTCGGGGACACTGTTATTTCCCATCATGCTGGTGCAAGTACTGTGCCTGCTATTCAGTCACTTGATCACGTGACGGATGAGGAACCGACGGGTTACCTGCGGGCAGGGGAGGAGGATATATTCGTTGATGGAGAATAG
- the LOC112199290 gene encoding uncharacterized protein LOC112199290, producing MDRSWMHADRRSYKYKLGVGLFCQFAVDHARDRNHICCPCTNCGNVEYFSASVIKDHLFVNGIDPGYEKWTEHGEVDVESAGSESDDDSIELESLESESVKDNIGADCEVELDSDVRLEGDEDEEISSERNEFRQFVEDANKPLYPGCDRHTKMNVLVRLYNLKAKHGMTDAAYSDWLIAFSEYLPTGNEIPTSVYEAKKVLSALGMDYRKIHACPNDCILYRKQYADEIRCPRCGISRWKECKNKKEREGVPAKVLWYFPPIPRFKKMFQSVETSKNLTWHATERNKDGFIRHPADSKSWKLVDEKWPDFGSEPRNLRLALSSDGFNPYSSLSSKYAVGQ from the coding sequence ATGGATAGGtcatggatgcatgctgataggagGTCTTACAAATATAAGTTAGGGGTGGGACTATTTTGTCAATTTGCTGTAGACCATGCTAGAGATCGGAACCACATTTGTTGTCCTTGCACAAACTGTGGAAATGTGGAATATTTCTCTGCTAGTGTGATAAAGGATCATTTATTTGTGAATGGGATTGACCCTGGTTATGAGAAATGGACAGAGCATGGGGAGGTTGATGTTGAGTCGGCGGGATCAGAAAGTGATGATGATAGCATAGAGTTAGAGTCTCTTGAATCTGAATCAGTTAAGGATAATATAGGGGCAGATTGTGAAGTTGAATTAGATAGCGATGTGCGGTTGGAaggtgatgaggatgaggagatTTCAAGCGAGCGTAATGAATTCAGGCAGTTTGTAGAGGATGCCAACAAACCCTTATACCCTGGTTGCGATAGGCACACCAAGATGAATGTACTTGTGAGGCTTTACAACTTGAAAGCCAAGCATGGTATGACTGATGCGGCTTATTCGGACTGGTTGATTGCCTTTTCGGAGTATCTTCCTACTGGAAATGAGATACCTACGTCAGTGTATGAGGCAAAGAAGGTTTTGAGTGCTCTAGGAATGGATTATAGAAAAATCCATGCTTGCCCCAATGACTGTATTCTCTATAGAAAACAGTATGCTGATGAAATTCGATGTCCCCGATGTGGTATTTCAAGGTGGAAAGAATGcaagaacaagaaagaaagggagGGGGTACCTGCAAAAGTGTTGTGGTACTTTCCTCCTATTCCTAGGTttaaaaagatgtttcagtcaGTTGAAACATCTAAGAATTTAACTTGGCATGCCACAGAGAGAAACAAAGATGGCTTCATTCGTCATCCCGCTGATTCGAAATCTTGGAAGTTAGTGGATGAAAAGTGGCCAGATTTTGGTTCTGAGCCACGAAACCTACGACTAGCATTATCATCAGATGGGTTCAATCCATATAGCTCCTTAAGTAGCAAGTACGCTGTTGGCCAGTAA
- the LOC112197905 gene encoding L-ascorbate oxidase, which yields MVALLQRNSCIFKLLGLCLLFCCLVEIPAVEARIRHYKWEVKYEYKSPDCFKKLVITINGGTPGPTILAQQGDTVVVELKNSLLTENVAIHWHGIRQIGTPWSDGAEGVTQCPILPGDTFKYQFVVDRPGTYLYHAHYGMQREAGLYGSIRVALPEGESEPFLYDYDRSIILNDWYHRSTYEHAVGLSSNPFVWVGEPQSLLIQGKGRFNCSSIATPSLEPGVCNTSSPDCSPYAVTVVPGKTYRLRIASLTALSALSFQIEGHNLTVVEADGHYVEPFVVKNLFIYSGETYSVLIKADQDPSRNYWITTNIVSRNPTTTTQNVTTTTPPGLAFLNYYPNHPRRSPPTVPPVGPAWNDVQPRLNQSLAIKAHRDFIHTPPQTPDRVIVFLNTQNQINGNRRWSVNNVSFTLPHTPYLIALQQNLTDAFDQTPPPEGYDFVNYDIYKVANNSNATTSDGIYRLQFNTTVDIILQNANTMNANNSETHPWHLHGHDFWVLGYGEGKFDINNDPKKYNLVNPIMKNTVPVHPYGWTALRFRADNPGVWAFHCHIESHFYMGMGVVFAEGIDRLGNLPSSIMGCGETKGVTHRP from the exons ATGGTTGCGCTTTTACAGAGAAATAGCTGCATTTTTAAGTTATTGGGTTTGTGTTTACTCTTCTGCTGTTTGGTTGAGATTCCAGCAGTGGAGGCTAGGATTAGGCATTACAAATGGGAGGTGAAGTATGAGTACAAGTCCCCAGATTGCTTTAAGAAACTTGTTATCACCATCAATGGCGGAACTCCAGGACCAACCATACTTGCTCAGCAGGGAGACACCGTCGTCGTCGAGCTCAAGAATAGTTTGTTAACAGAAAATGTAGCCATACATTGGCATGGTATCAGACAG ATTGGAACACCATGGAGTGACGGAGCCGAAGGGGTGACTCAATGTCCAATATTGCCTGGAGACACTTTCAAATATCAGTTTGTTGTTGATAGG CCTGGAACTTATCTGTACCATGCTCACTATGGAATGCAAAGAGAAGCTGGCTTATATGGATCAATTCGAGTAGCGCTTCCTGAAGGAGAATCCGAGCCCTTCCTCTACGATTATGATCGAAGCATCATACTCAATGATTGGTACCACAGAAGCACTTATGAACATGCAGTAGGACTATCTTCCAATCCTTTTGTCTGGGTTGGGGAACCTCAG TCACTTTTGATACAAGGCAAAGGAAGATTCAACTGCTCTAGCATCGCCACTCCAAGCTTAGAACCTGGTGTTTGTAACACATCTAGTCCTGACTGCTCTCCTTATGCAGTGACTGTAGTCCCTGGCAAAACTTATCGACTAAGGATTGCTAGTTTGACTGCTCTATCAGCCCTCAGTTTCCAAATAGAG GGTCATAATTTGACAGTGGTTGAAGCAGATGGGCATTATGTAGAGCCATTTGTTGTAAAGAACCTGTTCATATATTCCGGTGAGACATATTCGGTTCTAATAAAAGCAGACCAAGACCCTTCAAGAAACTATTGGATCACAACCAACATTGTTAGCCGAAAtcccaccaccacgacccaaaatgtcaccaccaccaccccacCTGGTTTAGCCTTTCTGAATTACTATCCTAACCATCCTCGAAGATCTCCTCCAACAGTACCACCAGTAGGGCCGGCTTGGAATGATGTTCAGCCTCGACTAAATCAAAGTCTCGCCATTAAGGCACACCGAGATTTCATTCACACCCCTCCCCAAACTCCAGACAGAGTCATTGTTTTCCTCAATACCCAAAACCAGATAAATGGCAACAGGCGCTGGTCAGTGAATAATGTCTCATTCACTCTTCCTCACACACCTTACCTCATTGCACTTCAACAAAACCTCACTGATGCATTTGATCAAACACCTCCGCCGGAAGGGTATGACTTTGTGAACTATGACATCTACAAAGTGGCAAACAACAGCAATGCTACAACAAGTGATGGGATTTACAGGCTCCAGTTCAACACAACAGTGGACATAATCCTGCAAAATGCAAACACCATGAATGCAAACAACAGCGAGACGCATCCGTGGCATTTGCATGGTCACGATTTTTGGGTACTCGGATATGGGGAAGGAAAGTTTGACATCAACAATGATCCAAAGAAGTACAATTTGGTGAATCCTATCATGAAGAACACTGTGCCTGTTCATCCATACGGTTGGACAGCTTTGAGGTTCAGGGCAGATAATCCAGGTGTATGGGCTTTCCATTGTCATATAGAGTCTCATTTCTATATGGGAATGGGTGTGGTGTTTGCAGAAGGAATAGACAGGTTGGGAAACTTACCTTCTTCTATAATGGGGTGTGGTGAAACCAAAGGAGTAACGCACAGACCTTAG